The genomic stretch ACCTTTTTTGAGAATCTCCAGCCCGCCGATTGGGAAAAACAGGTTTATACTGAAGGCGCAGCCTGGAGTATCCGTCAGGTTGTGGCGCATTTTGTAATGGCCGAAGATGGCATGGCGCGCCTGGTCGCAGGGGTTGTCGAGGGTGGTGATGGTGTCCCCGAAGATTTTGATCTGGATTCTTATAACGAATACAAAGCCAAGCAACTCGAAAATAATTCGCCTGAAATCTTGTTAGAAAAATTTGCCGCCGCCCGCCAAAATACCATTGATTTGGTAGCTGGCTTTACCGACGGTGATCTTGTAAAGCAGGGCCGTCATCCCTGGTTGGGGATGACGGCCATTGAAGCGATCATCAAACTGATGTACCGGCATAATAAAATCCACCAGCGCGAAATCCGTGTCGTACTGGATGGGGTATAGTTTTTATCACAGAGACACGAAGAGTACGAAAAATCTCAGTAGCTTCACCGAGAAAACTTTGTCAACTCTTTGTCTCTGGGGTCAACTTTATCAATGATGAAAAATATCCTGCAAAAAATTCGTCCCTTATGGTTACTTAGCACCGTGCTGCTTTACAGCCT from Chloroflexota bacterium encodes the following:
- a CDS encoding DinB family protein, whose translation is MNERCAYLVRRLEDARISTQTFFENLQPADWEKQVYTEGAAWSIRQVVAHFVMAEDGMARLVAGVVEGGDGVPEDFDLDSYNEYKAKQLENNSPEILLEKFAAARQNTIDLVAGFTDGDLVKQGRHPWLGMTAIEAIIKLMYRHNKIHQREIRVVLDGV